From the Martelella mediterranea DSM 17316 genome, one window contains:
- a CDS encoding LysR substrate-binding domain-containing protein, whose product MAAPLDIDQLQTFVAIVDYGSFTRAAEHVFKTQSAVSMQMRRLEERIGKQLFTKDGRGVRLTDEGDKLLNYARRIIRLNNEAITAFDENRLQGSLRIGTPDDYADRYMPDIINRFARSHPNVELYIVCEDSVDLAERLKQGELDLALVTHNARTRQSEVVRTEALCWVASANHPLPVDRPVPLAVGRRDCCWRDLAVKALDGVGREYRILFTSWSATVLASAVLAGMAVSVLPESAVRNGMRVLTPADGFPTLEPVQIGLMKRPGAPASLTTALSNHIIASLDNISQAEMMPEMEPERAHQRLARSKPGQMLASW is encoded by the coding sequence ATGGCAGCGCCACTCGATATCGATCAGCTCCAGACCTTCGTCGCGATCGTCGATTACGGATCGTTCACGCGGGCGGCCGAGCATGTGTTCAAGACGCAATCGGCCGTCTCGATGCAGATGCGCCGGCTGGAGGAACGGATCGGCAAGCAGCTCTTCACCAAGGATGGGCGCGGGGTGAGGCTGACGGACGAGGGCGACAAGCTTCTGAACTACGCCCGCCGGATCATCCGCCTCAACAACGAGGCGATCACCGCCTTTGACGAGAACCGGCTTCAGGGCTCGCTCAGGATCGGCACGCCGGACGATTACGCCGACCGCTATATGCCGGATATCATCAACCGGTTCGCCAGAAGCCATCCCAATGTCGAGCTCTACATCGTCTGCGAGGACTCCGTCGATCTGGCCGAACGGCTGAAGCAGGGAGAGCTGGACCTGGCGCTGGTCACGCATAATGCGCGCACCCGCCAGTCGGAAGTGGTGCGCACCGAGGCGCTGTGCTGGGTTGCCTCCGCCAACCACCCTTTGCCGGTGGACCGGCCGGTGCCGCTCGCCGTCGGGCGCCGCGATTGCTGCTGGCGCGATCTGGCGGTGAAGGCGCTGGATGGGGTGGGGCGCGAATACCGGATCCTGTTCACAAGCTGGTCGGCAACCGTGCTGGCCTCGGCGGTTCTCGCCGGCATGGCGGTTTCGGTCTTGCCCGAATCGGCGGTCCGGAACGGCATGCGGGTGTTGACGCCGGCGGATGGCTTTCCCACGCTGGAGCCGGTCCAGATCGGCCTGATGAAGCGGCCGGGCGCGCCGGCATCGCTGACCACCGCGCTCTCCAACCACATCATCGCCTCGCTCGACAATATCAGTCAGGCGGAAATGATGCCGGAAATGGAGCCGGAAAGAGCCCATCAGCGGCTAGCGCGTTCCAAGCCCGGCCAGATGCTCGCGAGCTGGTGA
- a CDS encoding DUF1127 domain-containing protein, producing the protein MSLIERTSASRMSIGHSLWTGISAFIRAARRFTKNRLALQRMAEMDDALLKDIGLSRHEIHRAHMAPLSEDPMAELRKAAANRAARMYV; encoded by the coding sequence ATGTCGTTGATTGAAAGGACATCCGCGAGCCGGATGAGCATCGGACATTCACTCTGGACTGGCATCAGCGCGTTCATTCGTGCTGCGCGGCGCTTTACGAAAAACCGACTGGCCCTGCAGCGCATGGCCGAGATGGACGATGCGCTGCTGAAGGATATCGGGCTATCGCGCCACGAAATCCATCGCGCCCATATGGCCCCGCTCTCCGAGGACCCGATGGCCGAGCTGCGCAAGGCAGCCGCCAATCGCGCCGCGCGCATGTATGTGTGA
- a CDS encoding VOC family protein produces the protein MGVTGIGGFFFRAHDPEMLGAWYAEHLGVGSGTGGPWQTAAGPLVFAPFPATSDYFPEDRGFMLNFRVDDLDALSARLTAAGIDVVTNPDWDMPGVGRFARIHDPEGNPIELWQPD, from the coding sequence ATGGGCGTTACCGGCATTGGCGGTTTTTTCTTTCGCGCGCATGACCCGGAGATGCTCGGCGCGTGGTACGCTGAACATCTGGGCGTTGGCTCCGGGACCGGCGGCCCCTGGCAAACCGCTGCCGGCCCCTTGGTCTTTGCTCCGTTTCCGGCGACCAGCGACTACTTTCCCGAAGACCGGGGTTTCATGCTCAACTTCCGGGTGGATGATCTCGACGCCCTCTCGGCGCGCCTGACCGCCGCCGGCATCGACGTCGTCACAAATCCCGATTGGGACATGCCGGGCGTCGGCCGTTTTGCCAGGATCCATGATCCCGAAGGCAATCCAATCGAACTCTGGCAACCCGATTGA
- a CDS encoding glutamate--cysteine ligase, giving the protein MARDTSDGTPITGKAELVAYLEAGCKPESEFRIGTEHEKFPFFKGDNTPVPYDGERSISAILKGMKDKLGWDAIMDGDNIIGLAEPHGMGAISLEPGGQFELSGAALKTLHETCRESNRHLAVLRGVAEPMGIGFLGIGGSPKWTRAETPRMPKSRYEIMTRYMPKVGSQGLDMMYRTCTIQVNVDFSSEADMRRKMALSQKLQPLSTALFASSPFTEGKPNGLLSWRGDIWRDTDNNRAGLLDFAFRDDFTFERYVDWALDVPMYFIIRDGRYRDCTHITFRQFMDGALKGEIDEWQPTMGDWTNHISTLFPDVRLKRFLEMRGADGGTWRRICALPSFWVGLLYDHGAMDAAEQLTADWQVEDIHRLRDEVPRLALKAEIGGRPLVDIAREVVGIARAGLKSRGNLNGDGQDESVFLNPLDEIIAKKTTFAEDLLALYHGRWKGSVDPLFEEFQY; this is encoded by the coding sequence ACGGGACGCCGATTACCGGCAAGGCGGAACTGGTCGCCTATCTGGAAGCCGGGTGCAAGCCTGAGTCCGAATTCCGGATCGGCACTGAGCACGAGAAATTTCCGTTCTTCAAGGGCGACAATACCCCCGTTCCCTATGACGGCGAGCGCTCGATCTCGGCGATCCTGAAGGGCATGAAGGACAAGCTCGGTTGGGACGCCATCATGGATGGCGACAATATCATCGGCCTTGCCGAGCCCCATGGCATGGGCGCGATCTCGCTGGAGCCGGGCGGGCAGTTCGAGCTTTCCGGCGCGGCCCTCAAGACCCTGCATGAGACCTGTCGCGAATCGAACCGGCATCTGGCCGTGCTGCGCGGCGTCGCCGAGCCGATGGGCATCGGCTTTCTCGGCATTGGCGGCAGCCCGAAATGGACGCGCGCGGAAACGCCGCGCATGCCCAAATCGCGCTACGAGATCATGACCCGCTACATGCCCAAGGTCGGCAGCCAGGGTCTCGACATGATGTATCGCACCTGCACCATCCAGGTGAATGTCGATTTCTCCTCCGAGGCCGACATGCGCCGCAAGATGGCGCTGTCGCAGAAGCTGCAGCCGCTTTCAACCGCGCTGTTCGCCTCGTCGCCGTTCACCGAGGGCAAGCCCAACGGCCTCCTGTCATGGCGCGGCGATATCTGGCGCGACACCGACAATAACCGGGCTGGCCTGCTCGATTTCGCCTTTCGCGACGACTTCACCTTCGAACGCTATGTCGACTGGGCGCTTGACGTGCCGATGTATTTCATCATCCGCGACGGTCGTTACCGTGATTGCACGCATATCACCTTCCGCCAGTTCATGGATGGCGCGCTGAAGGGCGAAATCGATGAATGGCAGCCGACCATGGGCGACTGGACCAACCATATCTCGACGCTGTTTCCGGACGTGCGGCTGAAGCGCTTCCTGGAAATGCGCGGCGCCGACGGCGGCACATGGCGGCGCATCTGCGCGCTGCCATCCTTCTGGGTCGGCCTGCTCTATGATCACGGCGCGATGGATGCCGCCGAGCAGTTGACGGCTGACTGGCAGGTGGAGGACATCCACCGGCTGCGCGACGAGGTGCCGCGCCTGGCGCTGAAGGCGGAAATCGGCGGCCGTCCGCTGGTGGATATCGCCCGCGAGGTTGTCGGTATCGCCCGCGCCGGTCTGAAATCGCGCGGCAACCTCAACGGCGACGGTCAGGACGAAAGCGTGTTCCTCAATCCGCTCGATGAAATCATCGCCAAGAAGACCACCTTCGCCGAAGACCTGCTGGCACTCTATCACGGTCGCTGGAAGGGCTCCGTCGATCCGCTGTTCGAAGAATTCCAGTACTGA